The Streptomyces sp. NBC_00306 sequence GTCACGCTGTGGCGAACGAGTAGAACCGCTTCAGTGTGCAGTGCTCGTCGAGAAGACGGCCGTAGATCGGCTCGCCTTCCAGTTCCCGGTACGTCTCGATCGGGTCGCCTTTTATGATCAGCGCCCGCGCGCACTCCTCGCACCAGTACTGGTAATCAGGATTGACCGGATCCATGTCCCGGACGATGGGCGTACCACTGCCGCACCAGTCGCATTTACGCCTGTGTGCACCCATCACTCAGCTCCAGCTGTGGCCGCAGGACGTGCACACGAAAGAAACTCCGCCGTTGTCGCCGAGGACCTGGGCAACATGCGCCGATCCGCAGGAAGGGCAGCTGAGGAGAGCGTGTATCTCCGCCGCGGCAAGCAGGTCATCGGCCTCCTTGCTCCTGCTGGCGGACATTGTGCTCCCCTTCCCATCCTGGCCGGTGTCCCCTCCGGCCGTCCGATTCTGCCACGGCATGGCAAGGGGGTCAGCGGCGTTTGCGTACGAGACCGGCCACAGAGCGCAAGATCACCGCGTACGCCGCCGCTTCCTGACGTACGGCGGAGAGTGCACGGGTGCGTGCGGGGCTGTGGGCGAGCGCGAGACCCGCTCCGGCGGCGGGGCAGCGAGGTACGGAAGAGGTCCGCCGTCGCTTCCGTTTCGCCGGAGCGCGGCTGTCCGCGGACCCTCGCGCGGGGAGCGCGAACCCGCCCGGCACAAGGGCGCTTTGCACAAGTGTCGGCACGAAGCAGCGCCCGGTTCGCACGCGCCGGCAGCCGGAGCCGGCCAACTGCCCGGTGTCCGCGGGGAGTCCACGCAGCGGTGATCATGCCGTGCCGAGATGGGCGCCGGTCGGACGCCCGCGGGCGGACCGGGTCCGGGGAAACGCGAAATCCCGCCCTCGGACGAGGACGGGATCCGGATTGTGGAGCTAAGGAGAATTGAACTCCTGACCTCCTGCATGCCATGCAGGCGCTCTACCAACTGAGCTATAGCCCCGCGTGTTCTTCGCGCTCCGCGCTGCGAACAAGAAGAACTTTAGCCTGCGACCTGCCGGAAAGTGAAATCCGGGGGCCGCGGGCCCAGAGGCCCGGTCGTGGCCACGACGGACCCGTCCGCGAGGGGCCTCTCGTCGTCGCGGGGCCCCCTTCGCGACGGGTCAGTCGTCGTCGCCGAGGACCGGCTCGGGGAGGGTGCCGGCGTTGTGCTCCAGCAGCCGCCAGCCGCGCGCGCCCTCGCCGACCACCGACCAGCAGCAGTTGGAGAGGCCGCCGAGGCTCTCCCAGTGGTGCGACTCCAGGCCCAGCAGCCGGCCGATCGTCGTGCGGATCGTGCCGCCGTGGCTGACGACGACCAGGGTGCCGTTCTCCGGGAGCTTCTCCGCGTGGTGAAGGACCACGGGAGCGGCGCGGTCGGCCACCTCGGACTCCAGCTCGCCGCCACCGCGGCGCACGGGCTCGCCGCGCTTCCAGGCCGCGTACTGCTCGCCGTGCTGCGCGACGATCTCCTCGTGGGTGAGCCCCTGCCAGACACCCGCGTAGGTCTCCCGCAGAGCGGCGTCGTAGGAGATGTCGAGAGCGGTGATCTCGGCCAGCTCGGCAGCCGTCGCGGCGGCGCGCTGGAGGTCCGAGGCGATGATCGCGTCGGGCTTCAGCGAGGCCAGCAGCCGGGCGGCCCGGCGCGCCTGGGCGACACCGTCCTCGGTCAGCTCGATGTCCGTGGTGCCCTGGAAGCGGCGTTCCAGGTTCCACGAGGTCTGGCCGTGCCGCCACAGGACGACACGGCGACCTGTGGCGCGCTTGCGGGGATCCGTGCCGTTCAGCTCAGCTCACCTTCCGGGTCGCCGGTGAGCCGGGCGTGCTCGTCGGCCTTGCCGCGGGTCTTCAGCGCGTCATCGGGCAGCGGCAGCTCGGGGCAGTCCTTCCACAGTCGCTCCAGGGCGTAGAAGACACGCTCCTCGCTGTGCTGGACGTGCACCACGATGTCGACGTAGTCGAGAAGGATCCAGCGGGCGTCGCGGTCCCCCTCACGACGGACCGGCTTCGCTCCGAGCTCCTTGTTCAGCCGCTCCTCGATCTCGTCGACGATCGACTTGACCTGGCGGTCGTTGGGCGCGGACGCGAGCAGGAAGGCGTCGGTGATCGACAGCACGTCGCTGACGTCGTAGGCGATGATGTCGTGCGCGAGCCGGTCGGCCGCCGCCTGGGCGGCGAGGCTGACGAGCTCGATGGAGCGGTCCGTGGCGGTCACAAGCAGGCTTTCGTCGGCGGTCTGATACCTCACAAGGGTCTCACGGACCGCCGACAGCCCACGCCGTGATCATTCACGTCGTGATCATCGCGTCACCCCGGGCGCCCCAAGGCGGTCAGGGCCCCGCTCCGGCCGAGCGCGCGTCAGTCCTTCCCGAAGTCCTGGCCGAGGACGACGGTCACGTCGGCGTTCGCCGTGGCTGCGCCCTTCTTCACCGAGCTCTCCGGCAGTCCGAGCGTCTTGGCGACCTCGACGGCCTTGGCCTTCTGCGCCGCGTCCGCGTAGGTGACCGCCGAGGTGGACTCGGTGTCCGCCTTGCCGCTGTCGAGTACCGAGTAGCCGCCGTTGACCAGGGAGATCCGGGCGGTCTCGGTGGCCGAGGTGTCCCCTGTGCCGTTCTTGATGCCGACCCGTACGGCCGCGTCCTTGTCGGGCGCGGTCACCGAGCCGCCCAGGATGTCCTTGACGACGCTGCTGGAGGCCTGCTGCGTGAGCGTGCCGTCCTCCTGGACCGGCAGCAGGGCGGTCTTGTAGTCGCCGCCCTTGGCGCGCTCGGCGAGCTTGGCGAGCGAGGCGCCGAGGTCCTTCTCGGTCAGCGAGGGGTCGAGGATCTGCGCCAGCGTCTCCACCGTGACGGTCGCGGAGCCCGGCTCGTCGGGGAACTTCTTCAGTACTGCCTGCATGACCTGGCCGAAGCGCTGCAACTGCTTGGCCTCGGCCTCGCCGGGTGCCAGGTAGGTGGCGTAGGCGACGGCCGCCCGCCCGTTCAGGGTCTGGTTCTCACCCTTCTTCACGAGCGGCGCCTCGCCCTTCTTGGCGCCGGGCACCTGCGCGTCGGTGGTCAGGTCGACCGTGCCGACCAGCTCCACCAGATTCTCGAGATACGGGGTGTCGAGGCGCCAGGTACCGGTGATCTTCGCGCCGAGGAGGGAGCCGACGGCGTCGCGGGTGCCCGTCGAGCCGTCGTCCTCCACGGACTTGCCGAGCGTGGTGGTGGTCCCGTCGTCGTTGCCGACCGAGAGGGAGTTGGGGAGGAGGACGGTGGTGCCCTGCTTGGTCGTGACGTTGTCGACGAGGAGGGCCGTCGATGTGCCCTGCTTCTTGGTGTTGTGCAGATGCACCACGATGACGTCGCGCTTCTGCGGGCCGGCGGCGGCGGTGTTGGCCTTGTCGCCGTCCGAGAGTCCGGGGATCTTGCCCGCGTACCAGAGGTAGCCGACTCCGCCCACGACGACGAGAGCGAGAGCGACGACGAGTCCGACGACGCGGTTGCGGCCGCGGCGCTTGGCCTCCTCACGCCGCTCGGAGCGGCTCTCGGTGAACTTCAGCCAGTCGATGACATCTTCGGAGTCCTCGTCGGGCTCCTCGATGAAGGAGAACTGCTCGGTGCGGTAGTCCCGGTCGTCGTCGGGCCGGCGCTGGCCGGGCACACCCGGCTCGGGCGCCGCCTCGGGCTCCGGCGCGGTCCTGGCGGGCGGCTCGGGGGACGGCTGCTGCTGCGGAACGGTCCACTGCTGCGTGGTGTCGACGGCCGCGGGCTGCTGCCCCGTGTCGTAGCCGTAGCCGTATCCGTCGTATCCGTACCCCTGCCCGGCCCGGTTCTGCTGCTGCTGGGGTGCCTGGGCATAGGGGTCGTACGACTGGGGCTGTGCGGTGCCCTGCTGCTGGTACTCCGCGTACGGGTCGTACCCGTACCCCTGCTCGCCGCCCTGCTGCTGAGGGTGCTGCTGGGAGGGCTGTTGCTGAGTGTGCTGCGGCTGCTGCTGCGTGTAAGGGTCGTACTGCTGGGGCTGCTGGTAGACCGGCTGCCCGTACTCGTCGTAGCCGATGATCTGCGGCTGCTGGTAGTACGGGTCGTAAGGATTCTGCTGGTCGTTCACCGGTGCCCCTCTCCGTGGCTCATTCGCCGCGGTACAACTGGCGCTTGTCGATGTAGCGCACCACGCCGTCCGGCACCAGGTACCAGACCGGATCGCCCTTCACGACTCTCGCCCGGCAGTCGGTCGAGGAAATCGCCAGCGCCGGGATCTCCACCAGGGAGACCCCGCCCTCGGGCAGCCCGTCGTCCGTCAGATCGTGCCCCGGCCGGGTCACTCCGATGAAATGGGCGAGCGAGAACAGCTCGGAGGCGTCGCGCCACCCGAGGATCTGGGAGAGGGCGTCGGCGCCGGTGATGAAGAACAGATCCGCGTCGGCGTTGAGATTGCTCAGATCCCGCAGGGTGTCGATCGTGTACGTCGGCCCCGGCCGGTCGATGTCGATCCGGCTCACGGAGAACTGCGGGTTGGACGCCGTGGCGATGACGGTCATGAGGTAGCGGTCCTCGGGCGGGGACACCACCTTGTGACCCTTCTGCCACGGCTGTCCGGTCGGCACGAAGACGACTTCGTCCAGATGGAACAGGGAGGCCACTTCACTGGCGGCCACCAGGTGTCCGTGGTGGATCGGGTCGAAGGTCCCGCCCATGACGCCGAGTCGACGCCTGCCGGAACCGGAGCCCGTAGCCACTTCCTGCTCTCCCATGCGTGCAGAGCCTACTGGCACCTCCGGCCGGCCAGGCCTCAGCGGTCGCGGTTGAAGCGGGTGGTGATCCACAGCAGCAGAAGCAGCGCGAGGAAGGCGCCGCCACCGGTGAGGTACGGGCTGAGGCTCTGGTGGTTGCCGCTGTGCTCGGCGCCCTCGGCGAGAGTGACCAGGTTGGCGGCGGTGCTGGCGAGGCTCATCTTCAGCAGGACCCTTATCGATCGGGAGTCGGAGCTCGGGATTCGGAAGAAACAGGGGAACAGCGGGGACGTCGGAAACAGTGCGAAGAGACTTCGGGCACATCGTATGCGGGCCACCCGGGCACGCTCACGCCGACTCAGTCGTTGTCGCTGTCGTCGGCGCCGTTTCCGCGGTAGCCGCGCAACAGGAACCAGGCGAGCAGTGCGCCTCCGACGATCAACGCGATCAGGGCCACGCGCAGGGTGTTGCCCAGTCCCTGCTGCCCGGCCGCTGCGGCGAGCAGTGCGGCGGTGTCCGGCATGTCGGGTGCACTCCTGACTCCGAAGTTATCCACAGCCCCCGGCACACGGTAGTCCCAGCACCTACGCTGGGGTCCGTCAGGGGGACGAGCGAGCGATTCGTATCGCGGACCATCAGGTCAACAGGGGGCTTGAATGACCGAAAGCAATCACGAGAACGTGCCGAGCCGGCAGCGCAAGCGCTTCCCGGGCATCTCTTCTCGGGCGTACGAACATCCCGCGGACCGCTCCGCACTGGTCGCCCTGCGCAAGCTGAGCGGCTTCGACACCGTGTTCAAGGCATTGAGCGGGCTTCTGCCGGAGCGCAGCCTGCGGCTGCTGTTCCTCTCCGACTCGGTGCGGGTGAGCGACGCCCAGTTCGCGCACCTCAACACCATGCTGCGGGACGCCTGCTACATCCTGGACCTGGAGAAGGTCCCGGCG is a genomic window containing:
- a CDS encoding histidine phosphatase family protein, producing the protein MNGTDPRKRATGRRVVLWRHGQTSWNLERRFQGTTDIELTEDGVAQARRAARLLASLKPDAIIASDLQRAAATAAELAEITALDISYDAALRETYAGVWQGLTHEEIVAQHGEQYAAWKRGEPVRRGGGELESEVADRAAPVVLHHAEKLPENGTLVVVSHGGTIRTTIGRLLGLESHHWESLGGLSNCCWSVVGEGARGWRLLEHNAGTLPEPVLGDDD
- the rsfS gene encoding ribosome silencing factor, whose product is MTATDRSIELVSLAAQAAADRLAHDIIAYDVSDVLSITDAFLLASAPNDRQVKSIVDEIEERLNKELGAKPVRREGDRDARWILLDYVDIVVHVQHSEERVFYALERLWKDCPELPLPDDALKTRGKADEHARLTGDPEGELS
- a CDS encoding LCP family protein, translated to MNDQQNPYDPYYQQPQIIGYDEYGQPVYQQPQQYDPYTQQQPQHTQQQPSQQHPQQQGGEQGYGYDPYAEYQQQGTAQPQSYDPYAQAPQQQQNRAGQGYGYDGYGYGYDTGQQPAAVDTTQQWTVPQQQPSPEPPARTAPEPEAAPEPGVPGQRRPDDDRDYRTEQFSFIEEPDEDSEDVIDWLKFTESRSERREEAKRRGRNRVVGLVVALALVVVGGVGYLWYAGKIPGLSDGDKANTAAAGPQKRDVIVVHLHNTKKQGTSTALLVDNVTTKQGTTVLLPNSLSVGNDDGTTTTLGKSVEDDGSTGTRDAVGSLLGAKITGTWRLDTPYLENLVELVGTVDLTTDAQVPGAKKGEAPLVKKGENQTLNGRAAVAYATYLAPGEAEAKQLQRFGQVMQAVLKKFPDEPGSATVTVETLAQILDPSLTEKDLGASLAKLAERAKGGDYKTALLPVQEDGTLTQQASSSVVKDILGGSVTAPDKDAAVRVGIKNGTGDTSATETARISLVNGGYSVLDSGKADTESTSAVTYADAAQKAKAVEVAKTLGLPESSVKKGAATANADVTVVLGQDFGKD
- the nadD gene encoding nicotinate-nucleotide adenylyltransferase — translated: MGEQEVATGSGSGRRRLGVMGGTFDPIHHGHLVAASEVASLFHLDEVVFVPTGQPWQKGHKVVSPPEDRYLMTVIATASNPQFSVSRIDIDRPGPTYTIDTLRDLSNLNADADLFFITGADALSQILGWRDASELFSLAHFIGVTRPGHDLTDDGLPEGGVSLVEIPALAISSTDCRARVVKGDPVWYLVPDGVVRYIDKRQLYRGE